CTACTCGAAAAATAACCAAAGCCTTTCTTGGTTTCGAACCCATAAAAGCATACATATATTCAATATTCACCTGATTGTTTTCTAAAATTTCTAGAACTTTATTCAGACCACCTGGAGTGTCCTCCATTTCTACCGCTAAAACTTCCGTTATTTTAACAGCAAAATGGTTTTTTTTCAGAATATCTACCGCGTCTCCCGGCTTGTCAACAATAATCCTTAAAACACCAAAGTCAGCGGTATCTGCCAATGTTAATGCTCTCATATTTATCTTAGAGTCTGCCAAAACCTGTGTTGCTGCTTTTAGTCTCCCCGGCGAGTTTTCTAAAAATACGGATAGTTGTTTTATCACCATACTATCGCCTCCTCTTCTCATTATGATTACTTAGCATTATATCATATTTTTCTCTTTTATTGACCTCGTCGGTCAATTACCCTTTTTGCTTTCCCTTCACTTCTTGGAATGGTTTTTGGCTCTACCAGCTTTATTTTTACTGATATACCTAAAACAGATTCAATATTGTTTCTGATTTTGTTGGATAGTTCCTCTAAGGATCTGACTTCATCAAATAAAATAGATTCAGAGATTTCTACTTGTACTTCCAGCATATCTAACTGTCCCTGCCGGTAAACAACCAACTGATAATGTGGTTCTACTTCACCCATTTGAAGTAGTGCATGTTCTATTTGAGAAGGAAAGACATTGACTCCTCTAATAATCAACATATCATCACTACGACCTTCAATACGTCCAATTCTTCTAAAACTTCGCCCACATGTACATGATCCTGGTAAGATGCGAGTAATGTCACCCGTTCGATAGCGAATAATCGGTAATGCTTCTTTTGTTAACGAAGTAAACACTAACTCTCCTTTTTCACCTTCAGGAAGCACTTCTCCCGTATCCGGATCAATAATTTCCATGAAAAAATGATCTTCCATTACATGAAGTCCATTCTGCTCCTGACATTCTACAGCCACACCCGGTCCAATTATTTCGCTTAGTCCATAGATATCGATGGCTTTCAAGTTAAGTCGTTGTTCAATTTCTTTTCTCATATTCTCTGACCAAGGCTCTGCTCCAAAAATACCTACTTTTAACTTTAAGTCTTTCAGGTTAATACCATTTTCTTCAATAGACTCTGCTAAATACAAAGCATAGGAAGGCGTACACGTAATCGCTGTGCTTCCATAATCCTTCATAATCATAAGCTGCCTGCTTGTATTTCCTCCAGAAATTGGTATAATAGACGCTCCTATTTTCTCTGCCCCGTAATGGATCCCTAGCCCTCCAGTAAACAGCCCATAACCATAAGCATTTTGAATAACATCCTGACGTTGTATTCCTGCACTCACTAAAGATCTTGCCATTAACTCAGACCAAGTATTAATGTCTTTTCTGGTATATCCAACAACCGTTGGTTTTCCCGTTGTTCCTGAGGATGAATGAATACGCACAACCTCCTGCATGGCCACAGCAAACATATCATAGGGATAGTTATCTCTTAAATCCTGTTTTTTGCAAAAGGGTAGTTTTTGCAAATCTTTTTCATCTCTCATTTCATAAGGTTCAATTCCAATTGCCTGAAACACTCTTCTGTAATGAGGGACATTATGAAAAGCTGTTTCTACTGTTTTTATCAGCCTTTTTTTCTGCAAGCTTTCCAGCTCATCTCTCGACATACATTCTTTCTGATCGTTCCAATACATATGCATCTCCTCCTTTGTTTTTTATCCGATGATTAACATCACTAAGATTCCTGTTTAAAGTGTCTTTTCCGCCGGTTGCCAAAAACAAAAATAAACCTTCCTCCTATAAGGGACGAAAGGTTTTCCGCGTTACCACCCAATTTGACCATTGAAAAATGATCCACTTCTATTGAATACGGGAATTATGATTCCGATATTCTCACCCGATAACGGGGGCTCCGCTCAAACTTACTGTTATTTCAGTTTGAATGCTCCAGAGAGAACTTCAATAAAATCTTTTGCAGGAATGCTTCCAGTCGATGACATTCCTTCCCTGTGCAATACCTTTTATCTACTTTTCTCTATCATCACATTTAGTGTATTTTCAGAATGTTAATTGATTTATAACAAATTATACACTTCTATCCAGCCGGTGTCAATCATATCCTTTCTCTTCTTTTAAGACGCGTCTTTTATGGGTATCACTTTGTAAAGGAGATTTTATTTACAATGTTTGGAGGTTATTCAATGAACTCTCACAAAAGAAAATGGCTTACCATTATCATGATATCAACAGCTGTGATTTGGAGTGCATTAGTAACTGGATTTTTTGAAGATGTAGAAATCTTAATTCTTCCTGCCTTAATTGTGATCTGGTTATTTATCATTCTGCAGTGGACAAGACGTTAATCCAAAAGATGCTTTCAGCTCTAGAATCCTAAGAACCGCCTCATCTAATCTTTCTTCCTTTAGTCTCCCCTCCCTTACAGCTTCTATCATTTCCTTATGAACCTTTTCTGGTTCCGGTGGCATCAAGAGCATATCGACACCCGCATCAAGAGCTTTTATCGCCGCTTGCGAGCTATCCCAGGATTCTGTAATAGCAGCCATATCCAGAGCATCTGTGATTACCACTCCACGAAAGCCCATTTCCTGACGCAAAAGACCTTCAATAATCTCTTTTGAAAGGGTTGCCGGATAATGTTCATCATAGGCAGGAACCATTATATGTGCCGTCATAATAGCAGGAAGGTCTTCGGCAATTCCTTTTTGGAAAGGTATTAATTCTACGTTGTGCATTCGTTCTTTGGTATGAGGAAGCACCACCTGCTGAAAATGTGTATCTTCAGAAGTGTCTCCATGACCTGGAAAATGTTTTAAAACAGGTATCACGCCTGTTTCAATCATACCTAAGGCTTGAGCCGTTGCCATTTCACCTACTTTATATGGATCCGAACTAAAGGACCGATCACCA
This genomic interval from Tindallia magadiensis contains the following:
- a CDS encoding phenylacetate--CoA ligase family protein, with amino-acid sequence MYWNDQKECMSRDELESLQKKRLIKTVETAFHNVPHYRRVFQAIGIEPYEMRDEKDLQKLPFCKKQDLRDNYPYDMFAVAMQEVVRIHSSSGTTGKPTVVGYTRKDINTWSELMARSLVSAGIQRQDVIQNAYGYGLFTGGLGIHYGAEKIGASIIPISGGNTSRQLMIMKDYGSTAITCTPSYALYLAESIEENGINLKDLKLKVGIFGAEPWSENMRKEIEQRLNLKAIDIYGLSEIIGPGVAVECQEQNGLHVMEDHFFMEIIDPDTGEVLPEGEKGELVFTSLTKEALPIIRYRTGDITRILPGSCTCGRSFRRIGRIEGRSDDMLIIRGVNVFPSQIEHALLQMGEVEPHYQLVVYRQGQLDMLEVQVEISESILFDEVRSLEELSNKIRNNIESVLGISVKIKLVEPKTIPRSEGKAKRVIDRRGQ